A DNA window from Ostrea edulis chromosome 5, xbOstEdul1.1, whole genome shotgun sequence contains the following coding sequences:
- the LOC125649235 gene encoding uncharacterized protein LOC125649235 gives MQNMDDPLKFTMPVSEQVLLVLMKLRLNLLFADLANRFGISESYACTIFNQRLSFMASKLKNLIVWLPRETIRATMPKSFRENYPKTTVIIDCAETFIQRAKNLKTRGETYSHYKSNNTGKYLVGIAPHGQIMFISKGFGGRSSDKAIVEESGILNYLLPGDEIMADRGFTIDDLLFPLKVKLNIPAFTKGKDQLSEEDVTETRRIATVRIHVERAIRRLKVFRILSQVVLVTSVKKLSDYLIVCAALVNLRSDLIKDKDDN, from the coding sequence ATGCAAAATATGGACGACCCATTGAAGTTTACCATGCCAGTTTCAGAACAAGTTTTGTTGGTGCTAATGAAATTAAGGCTTAATCTACTGTTTGCAGATCTTGCCAATAGATTTGGAATATCCGAGTCTTATGCGTGCACCATTTTCAATCAAAGACTCTCTTTTATGGcttcaaaactgaaaaacttAATTGTTTGGCTTCCACGTGAAACAATTAGAGCCACCATGCCAAAATCTTTTCGTGAGAACTATCCAAAAACCACAGTCATAATTGATTGCGCTGAAACTTTCATCCAACGAGCAAAAAACTTGAAGACAAGAGGAGAAACATACAGCCACTACAAGTCCAACAACACAGGAAAGTATTTGGTTGGTATTGCACCACATGGACAGATTATGTTTATATCTAAAGGCTTTGGAGGAAGATCTAGTGATAAAGCAATTGTGGAAGAGTCTGGCATTTTAAATTACCTTCTTCCTGGGGATGAAATTATGGCGGATCGAGGTTTTACCATTGATGACTTACTCTTTCCCTTGAAAGTGAAACTTAATATTCCAGCTTTTACGAAAGGTAAAGACCAACTTTCAGAAGAGGATGTAACAGAGACAAGACGAATTGCCACTGTACGGATTCATGTGGAACGGGCTATTAGACGTTTAAAAGTGTTCCGCATACTTAGTCAGGTAGTTCTTGTTACCTCTGTTAAGAAACTCAGTGACTACTTGATTGTTTGTGCTGCATTGGTTAATCTGAGATCTGACCTTATCAAAGATAAAGATGATAACTGA